One segment of Leptospirillum ferrooxidans C2-3 DNA contains the following:
- a CDS encoding AMP-binding protein — MDRPQTLFEGFFRRIKEEPGDVLGVDVVQKDGQLFPVAYDGRMASARVGQLMDQIRVDPGMVVGLTGPPGMTWILAAMAILGRGATVMAIDHLMPPAEMGFHLKNFEADRMVVISQAVSSLTGVWGGEVVSVSTESPLSSGEGDAAINALGKRCVQGKTDDVAFLLMTSGTTGNAKGVPLTHKNILSDVFSFEKLHVYRKGDKVLGMLPLHHAYPAMGLFHLPILLGAVPVFVPDNHPKTIAWCLSNQNIALFPGVPAIWEGFHQKLMEGVRQKGTIKEFVAKKILAPMVRNLSRTGFPSIGKMAFPAVHARFGQSLRALSSGGAPLDRAIIEDFMGFGLMLLEGYGLTETSPVVSFNIPEAFRIGSVGRPLDGVSVRISEAGEVQVKGENVATSYWLDRYRRESLVDQDGWFSTGDRGDLSDGYLTLTGRLKELLVLPNGKKIQPEAIESRWISDPLVSEIAVTLRKGVPWLLVRPDIESFQRSGRTNIVPIVTDMFNLMQQSLPSHSRLGGFSIVRDPLPRTRLMKLKRYLLPEIVEELESEKQNEGKEPLPKDVDPIEQKTFTILNEVLTIKRPVRMEDHLEIDLGLDSLGRLELVSALEEGFGARIPEDALLNNLLTVKDLMVAVSLWANGLKVAEKKTLEGHYWETPLTEKELAEVPHRPLSPDGQSLSSGLKAFHLFLRGTSSIFFRANLPRFEKTDKGWIYETFNGEKAIWPDGPFVIVANHGSYLDGFLISAALPDEILSRTVLLGFSPIFDHPRIHPLKDPFGVISIDPDKASSALRVSYRMLEEGKGILVFPEGDRSHDGKIKMFRPGTAHLLGAFPCPVIPVGIIGSFEAYPRNKRFPVPRKITLRFGFPVSPEDLSRESTSRLNLELFSLVNNLLPENMQSEG, encoded by the coding sequence ATGGATCGTCCTCAAACCCTGTTCGAAGGTTTTTTTCGCAGGATAAAGGAAGAGCCCGGAGACGTTTTGGGAGTGGACGTTGTCCAGAAAGACGGGCAACTGTTTCCAGTGGCTTATGATGGACGGATGGCCTCTGCCAGGGTGGGGCAACTGATGGATCAGATCAGGGTTGACCCGGGTATGGTCGTGGGGTTGACGGGGCCACCCGGAATGACCTGGATCCTTGCGGCCATGGCGATCCTTGGACGGGGTGCGACTGTCATGGCGATCGACCATCTGATGCCTCCTGCCGAAATGGGCTTTCACCTCAAGAACTTTGAGGCTGATCGCATGGTGGTGATCTCGCAAGCCGTCTCATCTCTAACGGGTGTGTGGGGGGGCGAAGTTGTCAGTGTGTCCACTGAGTCTCCCCTGTCTTCCGGTGAAGGAGATGCGGCTATCAATGCTCTCGGGAAAAGGTGTGTACAGGGAAAGACGGATGATGTGGCATTTCTTTTGATGACATCCGGAACGACCGGGAATGCAAAGGGAGTCCCTCTGACACACAAAAACATTCTGTCCGATGTTTTCTCTTTCGAGAAGCTTCATGTTTACCGAAAAGGGGACAAAGTTCTCGGAATGTTGCCTCTTCATCACGCCTATCCGGCGATGGGACTTTTTCATCTTCCGATTCTGCTGGGAGCTGTTCCTGTTTTTGTTCCGGACAACCACCCGAAAACGATTGCATGGTGTCTTTCCAATCAGAATATCGCCCTATTTCCGGGAGTGCCGGCGATTTGGGAGGGTTTTCACCAAAAACTGATGGAAGGAGTCCGTCAAAAGGGGACCATCAAGGAGTTTGTGGCAAAAAAGATTTTGGCTCCAATGGTGAGAAATCTCTCCAGGACGGGATTCCCTTCCATCGGGAAAATGGCTTTTCCTGCGGTTCATGCCCGATTCGGGCAGTCATTGAGGGCACTATCATCTGGTGGAGCCCCTCTTGATCGGGCCATCATTGAAGATTTTATGGGGTTTGGTCTTATGCTTTTGGAGGGATATGGCTTGACCGAAACCTCCCCGGTCGTTTCTTTCAATATTCCGGAAGCCTTTCGGATCGGATCTGTCGGCAGGCCTCTTGATGGTGTTTCCGTAAGGATATCCGAAGCCGGGGAGGTACAGGTCAAGGGAGAGAATGTGGCAACATCCTATTGGCTTGACCGGTATAGGCGCGAATCCCTGGTCGATCAGGATGGATGGTTCTCTACCGGGGACAGGGGAGATTTGTCCGATGGTTACCTGACCCTGACCGGACGTTTGAAAGAGCTTCTGGTTCTTCCAAACGGGAAAAAAATCCAGCCTGAAGCGATCGAGTCTCGCTGGATATCGGACCCGTTGGTTTCAGAAATCGCTGTAACCCTTCGAAAGGGAGTCCCATGGTTGCTTGTTCGTCCCGATATTGAAAGTTTTCAGCGCTCCGGGCGAACCAATATTGTTCCCATCGTCACGGATATGTTTAACCTGATGCAGCAGTCCCTGCCTTCTCACAGCAGATTGGGTGGCTTTTCGATTGTCAGGGACCCATTGCCAAGAACGAGATTGATGAAGCTCAAGCGGTATCTTCTCCCTGAAATCGTTGAGGAGCTGGAGTCTGAGAAGCAAAATGAGGGAAAGGAACCCCTTCCGAAGGATGTGGATCCGATAGAACAGAAAACCTTTACCATCCTGAATGAGGTTTTGACAATCAAGCGCCCAGTCAGAATGGAAGACCACCTGGAAATCGATCTGGGACTTGATTCTCTTGGAAGACTTGAGCTGGTTTCGGCTCTGGAAGAAGGATTCGGAGCAAGAATTCCAGAGGATGCCCTCTTGAACAATCTTTTGACGGTCAAGGATCTGATGGTTGCCGTATCTCTTTGGGCAAATGGTCTTAAGGTGGCAGAAAAAAAGACGCTTGAAGGTCATTATTGGGAGACACCCCTGACTGAAAAGGAATTGGCAGAGGTGCCTCATCGCCCACTTTCTCCAGACGGGCAAAGCCTATCTTCCGGTCTCAAGGCGTTCCATCTTTTTTTGCGGGGGACCTCTTCGATTTTTTTTCGAGCCAATCTTCCCCGGTTCGAAAAGACGGATAAAGGTTGGATCTACGAGACATTTAACGGTGAAAAAGCCATTTGGCCGGATGGTCCGTTTGTCATTGTCGCCAATCATGGAAGCTATCTGGATGGCTTCCTGATTTCAGCGGCTCTGCCGGATGAAATCCTTTCGAGAACGGTGCTTTTGGGGTTTTCCCCCATTTTTGATCATCCCAGGATCCATCCCTTGAAGGATCCCTTTGGAGTGATATCCATTGATCCGGACAAGGCTTCGTCCGCTCTCAGGGTCTCTTATCGAATGCTGGAAGAAGGGAAGGGGATTCTTGTATTTCCCGAAGGCGACCGCTCCCATGATGGGAAGATCAAGATGTTCCGGCCAGGAACAGCCCATCTTTTGGGGGCCTTCCCCTGTCCCGTCATACCGGTTGGGATCATTGGAAGTTTCGAGGCTTACCCCAGGAACAAGCGCTTCCCGGTGCCCCGGAAAATCACCCTTCGTTTTGGTTTTCCGGTTTCTCCGGAGGATCTTTCCAGAGAATCCACATCCAGGTTGAATCTTGAACTTTTTTCCCTGGTCAATAACCTTTTGCCGGAAAACATGCAATCCGAAGGGTGA
- a CDS encoding MBL fold metallo-hydrolase RNA specificity domain-containing protein: MKISFHGAASCVTGSCHLLEMDGFRLLVDCGLFQGADELFGGESDPFGFDPREIDAVLLTHAHLDHCGRLPLLFRQGFRGPIYSTQPTRLLSGIVLQDAAHLHEEARDRRHNHAKGIIHKRDDASYNISDVIETMALFQTVALKTPVKLHPDVTATFHDAGHILGSASIQVSVREKGATTRILFSGDIGPKNVSLVKPWSPPLDSDYVLVETTYGDRLHRSREGSIEELARVLAQTLAGGGNVLIPTFALERAQELLWVFGQFFREERVPPGTFFFLDSPMALSATEVFERFRSELSPELESFISQGIDPFSFPGLVTARSIHDSQEINAVRRDAVIMAGSGMISGGRIVYHLERHIDNPLSSLIFVGYQAEGTLGRAIVDGEKKVRLLGEMRDVRIQTHMINGFSAHADQGDLLAWCSSMQVPDQVFLVHGEKRSMTGFSEKLPSIGWNNMAMPKLHETIELAPAKGKRL, encoded by the coding sequence ATGAAAATTTCTTTTCATGGCGCGGCATCTTGTGTAACCGGTTCCTGTCACCTCCTTGAAATGGACGGGTTTCGACTTCTTGTGGACTGTGGTCTTTTTCAGGGGGCGGATGAGCTTTTTGGTGGCGAGTCGGATCCTTTTGGATTTGATCCTCGTGAAATTGATGCGGTTCTGCTGACTCATGCCCATCTTGACCATTGTGGAAGGCTTCCACTCCTTTTCCGGCAAGGGTTTCGTGGACCGATCTACTCCACCCAACCCACACGGCTTCTCTCAGGAATTGTTCTCCAGGATGCTGCACATCTTCATGAGGAAGCGAGAGACAGGCGGCATAACCATGCAAAAGGAATCATCCACAAGAGAGATGACGCTTCCTATAATATTTCCGATGTGATCGAGACGATGGCTCTGTTTCAGACGGTTGCCCTCAAAACGCCTGTGAAGCTCCATCCTGATGTAACGGCAACCTTTCATGATGCCGGCCATATTCTCGGCTCAGCGTCTATCCAGGTTTCGGTTCGGGAGAAAGGGGCGACAACCAGAATCCTGTTTTCAGGAGATATCGGTCCGAAAAATGTTTCGTTGGTCAAGCCATGGTCTCCTCCATTGGATTCTGATTATGTTCTGGTTGAGACGACCTATGGTGATCGACTCCATCGATCCAGAGAGGGCTCGATTGAGGAGCTGGCCCGTGTTTTGGCCCAAACATTGGCTGGTGGTGGCAATGTCCTGATTCCGACATTTGCATTGGAAAGGGCTCAGGAACTTCTGTGGGTGTTCGGACAGTTTTTCCGGGAAGAAAGAGTCCCGCCGGGGACTTTCTTTTTTCTGGATTCGCCGATGGCCCTGTCAGCGACGGAGGTCTTCGAACGCTTTCGCAGTGAACTTTCTCCCGAGCTGGAGTCTTTTATTTCCCAGGGGATTGACCCGTTTTCTTTCCCGGGACTTGTGACAGCACGTTCCATTCACGACTCCCAGGAGATCAACGCTGTCAGGCGGGATGCTGTCATTATGGCGGGCTCGGGAATGATTTCCGGAGGAAGGATTGTTTATCATCTTGAGCGACATATTGATAATCCCTTATCATCTTTGATATTTGTTGGTTATCAGGCGGAAGGGACCCTTGGCCGGGCGATTGTGGATGGAGAAAAGAAAGTCCGTCTTCTTGGGGAGATGCGCGATGTCCGGATCCAGACGCACATGATCAATGGGTTTTCGGCCCATGCCGACCAGGGGGACCTGCTTGCCTGGTGCTCAAGTATGCAGGTCCCGGATCAGGTTTTTCTGGTTCATGGAGAGAAACGATCCATGACCGGATTTTCCGAAAAGCTTCCATCCATCGGGTGGAACAATATGGCGATGCCAAAACTTCATGAAACAATTGAATTAGCTCCAGCAAAAGGAAAGAGGTTATGA
- a CDS encoding phosphomannomutase/phosphoglucomutase produces MLKNLPSRIFREYDIRGVAETELTDEIIDAIGTAYGQMVLECGGKTISIGRDVRVSSERILKSFSEAITRLGIHILDIGIVPTPLLYFSLFHLPVDGGVMITASHNPPQDNGLKLAIGQETIHGSRIMEIRERIERPSAPPSVEKKGLIRPVPVRNSYISEIRERTSPLPAFMGRPIRAVIDCGNGTGGLVARDLYNALGVRTELLFERPDGNFPNHHPDPSVPENLETLIAEVIKQKADIGIAFDGDSDRIGVVTGKGEILYGDQLMVLFSEQVLKRNPGAMIISEVKASKVLYDEIARMGGKPLMWKAGHSVIKAKMKEEGAPLAGEMSGHIFFKDGYFGFDDALYAGVRILQFMVEKQKSLSELLSGIPKTANTPELRMDCPDALKFKLVDTLKSLLRDSGSSFVDIDGVRVEYPDGWGLVRASNTQPALVLRFEGPTVERRDEIRNNIESMLQKAKELMVGENPAINTF; encoded by the coding sequence ATGCTGAAAAACCTTCCATCCCGCATCTTCCGGGAATACGATATCCGAGGTGTGGCAGAAACCGAATTGACAGACGAAATCATCGACGCGATCGGAACGGCCTATGGGCAGATGGTCCTTGAGTGCGGGGGGAAAACAATCTCCATCGGTCGTGACGTCAGGGTAAGCTCCGAAAGGATCCTGAAAAGCTTTTCAGAGGCCATTACCCGACTGGGAATTCATATCCTCGACATTGGCATCGTCCCGACCCCGCTTCTCTATTTTTCCCTTTTCCATCTTCCGGTTGATGGAGGCGTCATGATCACGGCAAGCCACAACCCTCCACAGGATAACGGCCTGAAGCTTGCCATCGGCCAGGAGACGATTCATGGATCTCGCATCATGGAAATCAGGGAGAGAATAGAACGCCCATCAGCACCACCTTCCGTCGAAAAGAAAGGTCTCATCCGCCCGGTACCTGTCAGAAATAGCTATATCAGTGAAATCCGTGAAAGGACATCCCCCTTGCCGGCCTTCATGGGAAGACCTATTCGCGCCGTTATCGACTGCGGAAATGGAACGGGAGGACTTGTTGCAAGAGATCTGTACAACGCTCTTGGTGTCAGGACAGAGCTCCTTTTTGAACGGCCCGACGGAAACTTCCCCAACCATCATCCCGATCCAAGCGTTCCGGAAAATCTTGAAACCCTGATAGCGGAGGTCATCAAACAAAAAGCGGATATAGGCATTGCTTTTGACGGGGATTCCGATCGTATCGGGGTCGTTACCGGAAAAGGGGAGATTCTCTACGGTGACCAGTTGATGGTCCTTTTCTCCGAACAAGTCCTCAAACGCAACCCTGGAGCGATGATCATCTCGGAAGTCAAGGCATCGAAGGTCCTTTATGATGAGATCGCCCGAATGGGAGGAAAGCCGCTCATGTGGAAAGCGGGACACTCCGTGATCAAGGCCAAAATGAAGGAAGAAGGAGCTCCACTCGCGGGAGAGATGAGCGGACATATTTTCTTCAAGGATGGCTACTTTGGCTTTGACGATGCCTTGTACGCCGGTGTCCGGATTCTTCAGTTCATGGTGGAGAAGCAGAAATCACTAAGCGAGCTTCTGTCCGGGATTCCCAAGACAGCAAACACTCCTGAACTTCGGATGGATTGTCCGGACGCACTGAAGTTCAAGCTGGTCGATACCTTGAAATCTCTGTTGAGGGATTCAGGCTCTTCTTTTGTGGATATTGATGGAGTCAGGGTTGAATACCCCGATGGCTGGGGACTGGTCAGGGCGAGTAACACCCAACCCGCACTCGTGTTAAGATTCGAGGGACCAACCGTCGAAAGAAGAGATGAAATCCGAAACAACATCGAATCCATGCTTCAAAAAGCAAAAGAGCTCATGGTGGGAGAGAATCCGGCCATAAATACATTTTGA
- a CDS encoding SDR family NAD(P)-dependent oxidoreductase — protein sequence MAGIFITGATSGLGWALAIEAVKEGLPIGIIGRRRERLDILSKLLDEKGAAVFRAEADVTDKSQIERIAKDFISIQGAPDLLIANAGVRGTSQDFPGSNDLAMETNYFGTINTILPFIPAMVERGQGHILVISSLASKLSLPGSGTYCASKAAIDRWAGSERFHLSPLGVFLTIVSPGFIQTEMTRDNPYPMPFIMSASRAAEIIFREIHSKKGTRKEIRFPFALSAAITLLNMLPSPFQERILNRKQTRHHYRRASH from the coding sequence ATGGCAGGGATATTCATCACAGGAGCAACATCCGGGCTGGGATGGGCGTTGGCCATTGAAGCCGTCAAAGAAGGACTTCCGATCGGAATCATCGGTCGACGACGGGAGAGGCTCGACATTCTTTCCAAGCTTCTGGACGAAAAGGGAGCGGCTGTTTTTCGGGCAGAAGCTGATGTAACGGACAAATCCCAAATCGAAAGGATCGCGAAAGACTTCATATCCATCCAAGGAGCACCGGATCTGTTGATTGCCAATGCCGGGGTCCGGGGGACATCACAAGACTTTCCCGGGTCAAATGATTTGGCAATGGAGACCAATTATTTCGGAACCATCAATACCATACTGCCGTTTATCCCTGCCATGGTCGAAAGAGGACAAGGCCATATTCTTGTCATATCCAGTCTCGCCTCAAAACTGTCTCTGCCGGGCTCGGGAACATACTGCGCATCCAAGGCGGCCATTGACCGATGGGCCGGCTCCGAAAGATTCCATCTCTCGCCTTTGGGTGTTTTTTTGACCATTGTTTCTCCCGGGTTCATCCAGACGGAGATGACAAGAGACAACCCTTACCCGATGCCGTTCATTATGAGTGCATCCAGAGCGGCCGAAATCATTTTCCGGGAGATTCATTCCAAAAAAGGAACCAGGAAAGAAATTCGCTTTCCCTTTGCACTATCTGCCGCCATTACCTTGTTGAACATGCTTCCGTCCCCTTTTCAAGAAAGGATTTTAAACAGAAAACAGACACGCCACCACTACCGTCGAGCATCTCATTGA
- a CDS encoding mannose-1-phosphate guanylyltransferase/mannose-6-phosphate isomerase, producing the protein MWHGIIMAGGSGTRFWPLSRELYPKQFLSLVGEKSLLHGTVNRLLPLFPQEQVWIMVGTKHESETKRTLSSLPKGSSGQLSPRIFVEPQSKNTLPPLALASAFIKKMDPEGVLCVMASDHLISPEEKFLALMKQACLTVEQNDVILTFGIPPKRPETGFGYIEKGSPVDTGKFGQAPCFHVTKFVEKPSRPVAEAFFKDKTHLWNSGMFVFRATVFLEEIRKYQPKLHSLVEALEVTIGTPSEEQAIRDFYTQAPNISVDYGIMEHSTCVWTMASEIDWKDVGSFNALDEISDHDEKGNVLRGNVIAIDSEDSIIFGDKRVIATIGIKNLVIVDTDDATLISTKDDLQKVREVVSELKGKKRVEALEHRTTHRPWGHYTIIDQGPHYKIKRVTVNPDARLSLQMHLHRSEHWVVTSGTARVTLDDQEVYLHVNQSIDIPKTARHRIYNPGKVPLVIIEVQNGEYLEEDDIIRFQDDYNRIKSVNPQGESC; encoded by the coding sequence ATGTGGCATGGCATCATTATGGCGGGCGGCTCGGGAACACGCTTTTGGCCTTTAAGCCGTGAACTTTATCCTAAGCAGTTCCTCTCCCTCGTCGGCGAAAAAAGCCTTCTCCATGGCACGGTCAACCGCCTCCTTCCCCTGTTCCCCCAGGAACAGGTCTGGATCATGGTCGGAACAAAACACGAATCCGAAACCAAGCGGACACTCTCAAGTCTTCCCAAAGGCTCTTCAGGACAGCTCTCTCCCCGGATATTTGTGGAACCCCAATCCAAAAACACTCTCCCCCCTCTCGCCCTTGCCTCTGCTTTTATAAAAAAGATGGATCCCGAGGGAGTCTTGTGCGTAATGGCAAGCGATCATCTGATTTCCCCTGAAGAAAAGTTTCTTGCCCTCATGAAGCAGGCATGCCTGACTGTCGAACAAAATGACGTCATCCTGACGTTTGGGATTCCTCCCAAACGCCCGGAAACAGGCTTCGGGTATATCGAAAAAGGATCCCCCGTAGACACCGGAAAATTCGGGCAGGCCCCTTGTTTTCATGTCACCAAGTTTGTCGAGAAACCGTCCAGGCCTGTCGCCGAAGCGTTTTTCAAGGATAAAACCCACCTCTGGAACAGTGGCATGTTTGTGTTCAGGGCCACCGTTTTTCTCGAAGAGATCCGGAAATACCAGCCCAAACTCCATTCCCTCGTCGAGGCACTCGAGGTGACCATCGGAACACCCTCCGAAGAGCAGGCGATCAGGGACTTCTATACACAGGCCCCCAACATCTCCGTCGACTATGGGATCATGGAACACTCAACCTGCGTCTGGACAATGGCCAGCGAAATTGACTGGAAAGATGTCGGCAGTTTCAATGCCCTGGACGAAATTTCTGATCATGACGAAAAAGGCAATGTGCTCAGGGGAAACGTCATCGCGATCGATAGCGAGGATTCCATCATTTTCGGAGACAAGCGGGTCATCGCGACCATTGGCATTAAAAATCTCGTGATCGTGGATACCGACGATGCCACCCTCATATCCACAAAGGACGACCTGCAGAAAGTCCGGGAAGTTGTTTCCGAACTCAAGGGGAAAAAGCGCGTCGAGGCACTAGAGCACAGGACCACACATCGCCCCTGGGGCCACTACACCATCATTGATCAGGGCCCCCACTACAAAATCAAGAGGGTCACGGTCAATCCGGATGCCAGGCTTTCACTCCAGATGCACCTTCATCGCTCCGAGCACTGGGTTGTGACTTCGGGAACTGCCCGGGTCACCCTTGACGACCAGGAGGTCTATCTCCACGTGAACCAGAGCATTGATATTCCCAAAACCGCCAGACACAGGATTTACAACCCCGGCAAGGTTCCTCTGGTCATCATTGAAGTCCAGAACGGAGAGTATCTGGAAGAAGACGATATCATCCGCTTTCAGGACGACTACAACCGAATCAAGTCGGTCAACCCCCAGGGAGAGTCATGCTGA
- a CDS encoding RrF2 family transcriptional regulator yields MQLTQYTDYSLRVLLYLSANPGRRSNISEIARSYGISKNHLMKVVQNLAAKGLVHSIRGRQGGLYHNEATDKITLGEVVRMCEPDFYLVECLDGVPGKCPIDSACYLKGVLSNAMKKFMEELDSYTIGEVSKNHVQLQPLLNIKPDVPKRSTALKSLPAGG; encoded by the coding sequence ATGCAATTGACGCAATATACCGATTATTCCCTTCGTGTTCTTTTATACCTGTCTGCAAACCCCGGAAGACGCTCAAACATCTCCGAGATCGCCAGAAGTTATGGAATATCGAAAAACCACTTGATGAAAGTCGTCCAGAATCTTGCTGCAAAGGGGCTTGTACACTCCATCAGAGGTCGACAGGGAGGTCTGTATCATAATGAGGCAACAGACAAGATTACGCTTGGCGAAGTTGTCCGAATGTGCGAGCCGGATTTTTATCTTGTCGAATGTCTCGATGGCGTTCCCGGGAAGTGCCCGATCGATTCGGCCTGCTACCTGAAAGGGGTTTTGTCCAATGCGATGAAGAAGTTTATGGAAGAGCTCGACTCTTATACCATCGGGGAAGTGTCGAAGAACCATGTCCAGTTGCAACCACTTTTAAATATCAAGCCCGATGTTCCCAAGCGGTCCACGGCCTTGAAGTCACTTCCAGCCGGTGGATAA
- a CDS encoding Crp/Fnr family transcriptional regulator, producing the protein MEDISVMDWFNQNSPDRRVVLRKDGILFHQGDSADYLYLVRQGCIVMLKESPFGNPFITERLEAGEFLGGFAVLGEFPYPATARAERPAILEAFSGEKVRNALVLDRSFRRGFFREIGIRIQELQSRLLISPEPVKIRLARVIVSLCKKNREIDPILKGHGPVELQVTRKSLSLMAGTSVESTIRLTRLWEKEGILDLSERGRVLVLSPDYFMKMTFETWENEKD; encoded by the coding sequence TTGGAAGACATTTCCGTTATGGACTGGTTTAATCAGAATTCGCCGGACAGACGCGTGGTTCTCAGAAAAGATGGTATTCTTTTTCATCAGGGGGATTCTGCCGATTACCTCTATCTTGTTCGACAGGGATGTATCGTGATGCTGAAAGAAAGTCCCTTCGGTAACCCTTTTATTACAGAGAGACTGGAAGCAGGTGAATTTTTGGGAGGTTTTGCTGTTTTGGGCGAGTTTCCTTATCCCGCCACGGCCCGAGCGGAGAGGCCCGCTATTCTGGAAGCGTTTAGCGGAGAGAAGGTTCGTAACGCCCTGGTTTTGGACCGATCGTTTCGGAGAGGGTTTTTCAGGGAAATTGGAATTCGTATTCAGGAGCTTCAGTCGCGTCTTTTGATTTCCCCCGAACCGGTCAAGATTCGGCTTGCCAGGGTCATCGTATCGTTATGCAAGAAAAATCGCGAGATAGACCCAATTTTGAAAGGCCATGGCCCGGTTGAGCTTCAAGTCACCCGAAAAAGCCTGTCGTTGATGGCAGGAACGAGTGTGGAAAGCACTATTCGCCTGACCAGGCTGTGGGAAAAGGAAGGGATTCTCGATTTATCTGAACGGGGGAGAGTTCTGGTCCTCTCTCCAGATTATTTTATGAAGATGACGTTTGAAACTTGGGAAAACGAAAAGGACTAG